In Pyrus communis chromosome 15, drPyrComm1.1, whole genome shotgun sequence, the genomic stretch TTGGTGACTGATGTTTGTCCAGCTCCTGACATTAGAGCTTCAGTCTACGGCCACTAACTACATTAGTATCAATTTCCAATTGAAATGATCGAAAATATTGATTATTTGCTTGTCAATTATTTGTGGGTAtgaatttcttagttaatgtttATGTGTTGTCTGACCGACTTGTTTTATAGGCGTTTGGGCAATTTCTTTGGAAATGGTGGCTAATTAGCCAGTCACATATAGCCAGAGATGGCTTCTGTTTTGTGTGAATGGTCAGTAAGCTCACTGAAAGTAAGGCTCTGTTGGTGGTCTTTAATGATGAACTGTAACCTCTGGTTTCATCTTTAGGCTATTAACTACATTGTTAAATTTGTGACACCTTCGTATTTCTTATCTTTGGTGGCTATAAGGACTTTCCTTTGAGCTACAAAGGTCTTTATCTTATTGCTTGTTTGGTATTGAGTGTGATGTCAAATGCATTACATATTCATGTTGTGTTAATTTTCTGACTTCTGCTCAACAAATTGTTTGTACTGCTAAGTGTTTTGTATGTGCATGATCATTCTTTTCCCCTTTCGCTTTCTTTGATCCACAACTTGGACAAGGGGTGGTGATATTTTTTCCAACTTCATGATGTAGATGGATCCTGCTTATCGACCAAGTTTAATGCAAAAAGACAGTGGTGTATCTGGTGTTCCTCCATTTGCTGGCTCAGACTTGGTTTTGAGTCCTTCTCAATGGAGCAGTCATGTCGTGGGTATGTACTTCTCTAGACTTTTATTGTGTTACATTGTCTTCTCTTGGTAATTTAATGGACTTTACTCAACTTATGTTTTATGTTTCCTGTACTAAGATCTTGGCTGAAGAATACTAAATGTGATGGGATAAGCTTATGTCCTGTTTACCTTTCAACCACATATTTCCTTGTATCCTATGACTGctcaaagtgttttttttttattatttaaatttattcaggAAAAGTTAGCTCATGGATTGACTTAGATTCAGAAGATGAGATCCTCCGGTGCGATTCAGAAACTACTTTGAAGCAAGAGATAGCATGGGCTTCCCATTTGTCCTTGCAGGTTGATAGCattgaaatttgtttatttattttattggaaCTGCACTGTTGTGAAGTATTTGAATTGCTATCTGATAGGCCACATGCGAAGCTGAATAATTTTCTGTGTTCTTTGCTAATAATTGATTGTGGAAATTGGTTATTGAGTTTACTTTCTTGCTGGCCTTTAATTGTCATCCTTTGGTTGGTGCAGGCATGCCTTCTTCCAGTTCCAAGGGGGAAATCCTGTGCTAATTATGCTAGATGTGTAAATCAGATTTTACAGGGCCTAAGCAGTATGCAGGTACCATTGTTAATCCAAATCAGTTTACATATTTCGACCTCTGTGTAATCCACATTTGAAGCTCATTCAGTTTTCCATTTGTTATGTTCTATTGTAGTTGTGGTTGCGGATTCCATTGGTCAAGTCAGACAGTGAAACCATGGATGTGAACACTGATACCTCGGTGAGTGATGTCCTTACTTAATAAGTTTTCAGAATAGGTTTAtcattttgataattattttttccTGCTTTTGGTGGAACCTTGTAGTTTCCAGTGACTGGTTTTTCAACTTATGTCATGACTCTTGGCCAATATATATTGCACTATACATGGAATTTCAACCTCTGTTGCATATGGCTCTGGTTGACCCTCCAAAATGACAACTTTTGTGCTAAATCTATTTTAAGCATGACAAGTTGGGATGTATAGTACTCAGTCTTCTTTTGTAGTCTGTGTACAGACTTTCTTGTTAGATGTCTTATACCAAAGAGGTCAGGTGTGGAGAGTTGCCTCTTTTTTATTGTGCATTGAGTAGGTTAGTCAAACTTATAGGGGGCTTAAACTTTCTGCATGAATGTGGCCTTCTTTATGTGAGTAAAATAATGACAATTTGACATACCAGATGATAAAGCTCATTTTTCTTAACTCTTTTTTTTGCCTTGCAGGATGATTCTTGGGAGATTTGGAATTCATTTCGTCTGCTATGTGAACATCACAATCAGTTATCAGTTGCTCTTGATGTTTTGTAAGTGTAACAATGACCATTCTCTTATAACTTGGGTAATTTGTGTTTATTCGTTTTCATTGTGCCTGAACTAActttcatctttctttttttatctgAACAACTTTCATTTTTCCTCAGGAGTTCTCTACCTTCTGTAAACTCTCTTGGACGCTGGTTTGGGGAATCTGTTAGAGCAGCCATATTCAATACTGAGGTATTAAATGCTAGTCAGTGTATTGGGGAAAGTTGATTACTTGTTGGTTCAATTGTTGCGTAATTTTCTAATAGTGGTCTTGTTCATTGCCAGTGCTTTCTAACAAATGCCCGAGGCTATCCATGTCTGTCAAAGCGCCACCAAAAGCTTGTTCATGGGTTTTTCAGTCATTCTATACAGGTATTTATGAAGCCGTTATCAATGGTATTTTCTATGTTCTGTTGGAGTTTGTTCTCCATTTCTGTGCATTGCAGCATAAACAACCCAtggttaaacattttttttatttttaccttctTTTCAAATTGTTTCTTTGGTTATTGCTCAGAAGTTACCATCTCAAATAAGTTCCAATTTAAGTATGATTTTGTAGGTGCAAAAATTCTTCATAGACATCATTAGTTTTAGATCTTATGGTCACCTTCATGCAATATTTGCTAATCTTTGTCATCATGGAAAATTTAATTGCAGATAGTTCTATCAGGAGAACCAGTGCATAGTCTTCCCAAGTTAAATTCACAAATCGCTGCCAATGATAATGATAATAATGTTGATGGTAAGACCTAACTTCTGTTTTACAAGTGCATTGTCTTGCATCATTAAAACTTGTAAGGTAATTGAACTATTTGAGGCAGGAAAGCTAAGCCAATATATGTAACTTTTTCAAGAGCTTCAAATTGTCTTTTAGAGTGCTATTTTTATTTCCTAGATGAGTTTTGTTCGATTTTGAACCTCAGGATTCATATAGATCAGATACAAATACGAAGGGACAATGTAATGggaaaacatttatttattaatcttGCTGATACAGAACAAAAATCAAGAGGCAAGCTAGAAGATACTTTAGACTAAGAAAACACTTTCAGTTAACAAAATGTATTTTCATAAAGGCATTACCCCGACCATATAAGTGGAGTTCCTTATTTGCATTTGTTCTGTTGTCTTATGTTATTCTTGACATCTAGGTGTCCAGAAACATCCGTTGAGACCGTATTTGGATTATGTTGGCTATCTCTACCAGAGGATGGATCCCCTTCCTGAGCAAGAACGGTTTGAGGTCCCTCTCccactctctttctttctctgtgGGTATGAATTTGGATTGTGGAACTTTTTTCCCAGCTATTAAAAATCTTTCTGACCATTTAAGTCTCGTATGGCAGATTGGTTACAGGGATTACTTGCAGTCACCCTTACAGGTACGGTATATTTCCCAAGTGCTCTcttgtattattatatttttgttagtACATGCCTTAATcactcttttcctttttgttgaaataaaaaatcctaCATTTCATTTTTACATGTAGTGATTTTCCATCCTCTTGTAATGCCAATCCAAGGTAGGCTAACTCTGCTACTCTAATGCAGCCGCTCATGGATAATCTAGAGGCTCAAACCTATGAGACATTTGAGAAGGACACGATGAAATATATCCAGGTATGCGCGTGCATTTGCAAATAACTGCATAAATAGTCTTTTCAGATATTTTTACATTGTTATTTTCTAATATGCAATTTGCGCTTCAACAGTATAATTAAGTTAAATCATAATCATATTTAAATACATCAACGAAACATTGGACTTTCTTTGTGtatgtttttcctttttctttttcttcttggaggGACTGGGTTCTGATGAATAGGAAGACATGGTAATGCGAATTACTCTAGTTTTTCTATGGGGTCAAATAATTGCTAGAGGCTGTGGTTTTTATGTTGCTCACATTTGTATTAATTTGTTTCTATCTTTGTTAGTACCAAAGAGCAATTTGTAAAGCTTTACAGGACAGGGTTCCAGATGACAAGGCATCGTCAATAACTACCGTATGCTGCCCACTTGTCACTTTGCTTTCCTGGTTTTCTCATGAATGGTGTTTTATTAAGTTTGATGACAAAAGATCCTAACATTGCATATGTGATATTTGCATTTGTGTCAAGGTATTGATGGTTGTAGGAGCAGGACGTGGACCTCTTGTAAGGGCATCATTGCAGGTGCCCTTCTCTTCCTTCTGCATACTTCTTTTTGGACCATGTTGTTTATCTTCAGACTTGATATTACATGTGGCAGATCATATTGATGTGGATCCCATTCCTCTTGTTCATCTGTAGGCAGCTGAAGAAACTGGGCGCAATCTTAAAGTCTACGCTGTTGAAAAAAATCCAAATGCAGTTGTTACACTTCATGTGAGTTGCAAATTCTCTCTTTATCTTGTTTCTTTCTAaagttgtaaaattaatgtttcTAGGACGTGCAACTCATCATACTGTACATTAACACACACAAATGTTATTTGTGGGTATTTGTTTGAAGCAGACTTTCCTTGTTTTTTCATAtccacattttttgttttgacgTGTCTGTTTGTTGGAGCAGAGCTTGGTTAAACTGGAGGGGTGGGAAAACATTGTTACCATAATTTCATGTGATATGCGTTACTGGGATGCTCCGGAGAAAGCTGACATTTTGGTATGCAAGTAATTTTATGAATAATCAtatttttgtttctgggttTCCTTAATAATAATGCCTTTGATTGTGTAATAGGTTAGTGAATTGTTGGGTTCTTTTGGCGATAACGAGCTGTCTCCTGAGTGCCTTGATGGAGCTCAGAGGCTTTTGAAGGATGATGGAATCTCAATACCTTCATCGTATGtgtacttttctttattttgtagtttttttttttttttttttaattttttttatcaatgttGCTTCCCTGTTATGATCTTTCCAAAAGTCAGTATTGACATTGGGATATCTTGTCGTGAATCTTGATAGTGTCCAGATTTCATGGTGACTAAATGTTCAACATCAGTACATCATTTTGAAAGCTATTTTTGGAGCTTTCTCCATTAGTGTGTCTAAAAAGCCTATGCGCCTCTTTTCAGGTACACGAGTTTTATCCAACCGGTGACTGCTTCAAAGCTTTACAATGATGTATGCCCGTGTCTTTGTGCCAAAAAATGTTCAATTCTATGTGTTTGAGGATTCCTTTgtaaattattgtttttatttttcaggttAAGTCGCATAAAGACATTGCACACTTCGAAACTGCTTATGTTGTTAAATTGCACAACATTGCAAGACTTGCTCCTCCTCAACCTGTGAGTTTTCTCACTGGACTGATTTGATAATAATTATATGAACTTGATTCTATTGGGAGTCATTATTCAGCAATCATTTAGTCACGAACACTGGATTTTTTGTTAGGTGTTCACGTTTGATCATCCAAACCACTCAACTGACAAAAGCAATAACCGGTACACAAAGTTGCAGTTTGGAATATCAAGTGATACTGGCTCAGCCATGATTCACGGTATGTGGTTGCatagtttttttattaaggtGACTAATATTCATAGTATTTGTTTTGGTGAATAATAGTCTTGAAAGAAAAAGACGGTGCGTTGCATTTTGTTAACATGACTAAATTCTACTTTGATTGTACTGTTGATTCATTGGGCCTATTTTTCAGGTCACTAAAATTACTCTTTTCTACACCTTCAGGATTCGCTGGGTATTTTGATTCAACACTATACAAAGAAGTTCATCTTGGCATTGAACCGTCAACATCAACACCAAACATGTTTAGCTGGTATGTAGTCCGTCCTAtcctttttcttgtttggttgctgCTTGTCATCATTGTGCTTGCTTTTCTTTGCGATTTTAGTTCTCGAAGAAAATGTTGAATTTCCTCCCCTAGTTCTGTTCTTTTTTCATGGTTATGCAATAATTGGTAAACACGTGATGGCTAAAACTTGTGTGGTAGTTATATGGCTTACGTGCTGTTTATCTTTACCCTCAGGTTCCCAATATTTTTCCCACTAAGGACACCAATTGCGCTTAGTCCTGGCGCTTCTCTTGAAGTACATTTTTGGCGGTGTTGTAGTCCTACCAAGGTAATATTCTTTCTTGTTTACAAGGAATGCAGAAAAAACGGGGTCACGCACACAAAAAGTAAACTAACCTCAGTTAAAAGACGATCCTGTTTTTAGTTTACAAGGATTTGAGGCCATTGTCCGTAGGCATAATATTGAGCAGAAGAATAGGGTGCTTCTGCATCTCTCTTGTTTTATATGAACAATAAGCCTCTGAATGTTGATGCAGGTTTGGTACGAGTGGTGTGTGGCATCACCCTCCAGTTCACCGATTCACAACAGCAACGGGCGTTCATACTGGGTCGGGCTCTAGGAGCCCCGCAATTTTGCTTATTACATACTAGGCGAACGCTAATATTATTCCATGCGTAATGCGTGTTCAGTGGTTGGTCTGCCCTACAACTTTTGACATCTACGCCATTGAACTACATTAGCGGTGTGAACTAGTTTTGGTGCCCCCGCCACGGGGTGAGCAAAAATTTCGCCTGAGTTCCTTTGTATTCGGAACGTGTATAAGCCAATGGCAATGTATACCAACTGTTAAGATtggatttttgttgtttttcagAAAGTAGCATCTGACGGGAAATAttcttttacttcttacacCCGTGTTCAATTTCGAcccaaataaattgaagattaataaataaaatttgatgtaGGTATATCAGAAGTAAAAATGTGGTACTGAAGTCACTTGATTAGGAGATAAAAAGAAGATCTAGCAGTCTTTTTAGTTTATTGGGAATGATAAAAAATTGCCTTTTCAAGAGAtgagtcaaaaaaaaaaatttaaggcaATTTTTTATATAcctactttttattatttttaataatataatctctactaattaataaaatactaattgtCAACTAAAATCTtataaaattactaatttaacattttaattaaaaagggacatgaataagaaatatagggtaaaaatataatttcatacaaccaaattttactgttttttttttcaaaactttatttACATGTAATTCTAGCATATCTctgattaaaaagaaaaagaaaaaacctcccactcctacattctctatcactctctccctctctcctatttcaaaaaaaaaaaaaaaaaaaatttcatacactttatgtgtgcccatatgctagtaaaATATTAAGTAAAGTGAGAAGAGTAAACTCTATTTAACCGGTAAAAATGGTCCTAACCAATTTAAAAACCCGAATGTTACACGGGGTAAAGCGTTATTAAACAAGTGCAATTTTTGAAGAGATTTTTCTACGTACATAAATCGGTACACAAGTCATCATAGTACTAGTGGAGGAACCGATATCTTATCATTCTCTTCATTTTTATTATGATGCGTGATGTGTCAGTTTGTATTttgaaaatacaataaaatctCTCTACTTCTTTACCGAAGCTGCCACCTGAGATCTAGCTGGGATCTCAGGCAACTCGGTTTTAAGTCCATAAAATACTCTTGATATCTCTGGTACACAGATTCAAGGTCAGATACTGAATATGAggcaaaaatataatttcacacaaccaaattttactgtttttttcttttcaaaacctTATTTACATGTAATTCTAGCATATctcttattaaaaaataaaaaaaattaaaaaaacctcccactcctatattctctatcactctcttcatctctcctatttcaaaaacaaaaataaaaaaaatttctcacactttgtgtgtgcccatatgctagtaaaATATTAAGTAAAGTGAGAAGATTAAACTCTATTTAACCGGTAAAAATGGTCCTAACCAATTTAAAAACCCAAATGTTACACGTGGTAAAACGTTATTAAACAAGTGCACTTTTTGAAGAGATTTTTCTACGTACATAAATCGGTACACAAGTCATCATAGTACTAGGGGAGGAACCAATATCTTATCATTCTCCTCTTTTTTATTATGATGTGTGGTGTGTCAGTTTGTATTttgaaaatacaataaaatctCTCCACTTCTTTACCGAAGCTGCCACCTGAGATCTAGCTGGGATCTCAGGCAACTCGGTTTTAAGTCCATAAAATACTGTTGATATCTCTCCATATAAGCTTGAAGAAAATGGTACACAGATTGAAGGTCAGATACTGACCAGAAAAACAGTGACGGTCATGCTGTGATCGGAACCGATGACAGTTCTAGATGTCTCAACGCACCGTGAATCGAGAATCCATGGCCTCTGTGACTGGCAGAGGGCCAGGCATGGGCACGTTCCACATAAAAAGCCTTGAAATATTGCTAACAAGAGCTAAAATCCTTTTGTAACTGCACATTATTAAACACACTGAATTTTacaagagaattgttattagcactccaaaaatcttactCTACAATTGTCATAAatgttttctttctaattatagaaagtttggagttctaataacaattcccttttacAAGACGGCACTGTTTTCACCATGCAATTAAGTCTTAGAATACATATTCTTTCAAACAGCTTAAGATTAAGCTGGTATTCGGAGTTTTGATGACTCAAGCACAACGACTTTAACactcctgcaacccagaaaagaaaCCATGTAAGGAAATCACCCAACTCAACTCACCAAgttaaatgaacaaaaaattttGCAACGAAAACCCAGTCGACGAAGCGATGCACTACAAAGAATACCCTAAACTTGTATGCAGTTAAAGAATTGTGTGACATTTAGAAAGCCATGGTTGTGGCTATTTTGGAGTGTAGCTGATAAGTCAGTAATGTGGGTGACCTGTATTGGCAAAATTCACCAGACCAATGTATAGGGTGGGTCGGAAACTGTGTCTGGGTAAGGAACTTCAAAGTACGAAGATATCGCGAAGTGATGTTATTTTAAATAAGAGTATTATACAGCTATTTGTTTGGGCAACCTGCTCACTAAAGTGCAACTAATCATGGATTTGCaagtttaatttcaaagttcacATCAAACCCTAACTGGCTTGAAAATTATAACAGCCATTGGTAAACACATAccagaaaacaacaaaattcaaatgtGAAATACGATTTCCAGTTCCGCTCAAACTTATAATTATCTAACTTTCTCAGCAACAAAACAATTTGCTCCCTCTTAAAGAGGGAACAATATTCGTTGTTAAAGAACAAAACAAGGAGATTGCAAGAGATGGAAGCACTAGGCAAAAGAAACACAATGCAGGTTGTGAAACAAAGTGATGCTGGGAAAGGTTGACCGCATCCAATAAAGAACCAGAGAGCAAAGAGGCGTTGACATTCGATTTAGAACCAGAGCAAGAAGACGcaaggaagaaaggaagaaaggaagaaagggaGATAGGACAGGGGATTTGCTTCAATGAAGGAAACAAGACTATCTGACAATAAAGAGCAAAAATGCTTTTATTAATGTACGTAAAGAAGAGAGATACCGAATTATACAATATTCGGGATCTGTTCTCACCAGAAAATCATATTATCTTAGAATACAAATTACTGCTTTCAAGTACTACAAGTTTCAATACAACTCAAAATATCAAAGCAGATGTTAATTCGAAACGAAGAGCTTTCCCTAATTGCTATACCtcaaaaaatgacaaataatgTAAGACTCCTGCAATCCAAACCTGAACCAGATGCCATCAAATACACAAATCACCaagattgaaaaaagaaaatcttcCCCAACAAATTCAACTAAGTTGAATGAACAAGAACGGTTTTCAACGAAACCCATTTCCTCAAAACTTAGTTCACAGAAAACTATACAGAGATCAGAGACAAGCGAGTCAACACAGTGATACAACTCATGATCATTACACACAAAAAAGCCATAAATTTGCAAAGCAAAAGACCATACAAAGACAACATCAAAGAACAAATCTAGGAAATAACAAAATCCTATACATTTTCAGTTCCACTCAATCTTATATTACTCCAACTTTAAAATAGATGTCTCAGCAACCAAAAATATTGTCCCCTCTTACAGATGAGACAAAAACTCAGGAGATGGTAACAGATAGAAGAACCAGAAGTGATAAGGAAGCAGAACGTAGGTTGTGAAATGAAGTGTGCTAGGAAATTGAAGGGTTGGAGAGATCTGTTGAAGAAGCAGACAGCAAAGTGGCATCCAATGAAGAACTAGAGAGCGACAGAAGAGAAAACAATGAAAGGAAGACAGAATCAGGACATACAAAACTATGCAAATATTTGGGTGTGGGAACTGTTCTCACCAGAAAAACGTAGTATCTTCGAATGCAAAGTACCACTTTCAAATAACATTCAATACAACTCAAAATATAAAAGCAGAAGCTATGAATTCAAAAAGAAGAGCTTTCCCAAGTTGCTATGCCTTAAAAAAGCACATATAGTGTCACTACTCCTGCAATCCATACCAGAACCAGGACAGAAACTATCGAACACACAAACCACCAAGActgaaaaaggaaacaaatcacacacacacacacacaaaaacaggACCAAAGAACAAAACCAGAAAACCTTAAACTTTCTAAGCACAGaccagaaaaacaaaattaaagaacaaaaccagaaaacaacaacaaaatccaAATATGCTCAGTTATGCGATAAAACTCATAATCACTACACAAAAAGTCCTAAATTTGCTAAGCAAAGTGCAATCAAAACACAGAATCAAAGTAGaaaatcaaaacaccaaaccgtAAACACAGAACCAAAGCACAAAATCAAAACTTGTTAAGCACAGATTATTAGAAAACGAAAGAGAGATGTACCGATACACAAATGTTGCTTAATTTCCTCCAACACAGGCGAAGAACCTAACAACCAAACA encodes the following:
- the LOC137717414 gene encoding protein arginine N-methyltransferase 1.5 isoform X2, yielding MPLGERAGDKSESRYCGVETEFNDDMPHVLAFNLSHGSFDFVIAPLMDPAYRPSLMQKDSGVSGVPPFAGSDLVLSPSQWSSHVVGKVSSWIDLDSEDEILRCDSETTLKQEIAWASHLSLQACLLPVPRGKSCANYARCVNQILQGLSSMQLWLRIPLVKSDSETMDVNTDTSDDSWEIWNSFRLLCEHHNQLSVALDVLSSLPSVNSLGRWFGESVRAAIFNTECFLTNARGYPCLSKRHQKLVHGFFSHSIQIVLSGEPVHSLPKLNSQIAANDNDNNVDGVQKHPLRPYLDYVGYLYQRMDPLPEQERFEIGYRDYLQSPLQPLMDNLEAQTYETFEKDTMKYIQYQRAICKALQDRVPDDKASSITTVLMVVGAGRGPLVRASLQAAEETGRNLKVYAVEKNPNAVVTLHSLVKLEGWENIVTIISCDMRYWDAPEKADILVSELLGSFGDNELSPECLDGAQRLLKDDGISIPSSYTSFIQPVTASKLYNDVKSHKDIAHFETAYVVKLHNIARLAPPQPVFTFDHPNHSTDKSNNRYTKLQFGISSDTGSAMIHGH
- the LOC137717414 gene encoding protein arginine N-methyltransferase 1.5 isoform X1, translating into MPLGERAGDKSESRYCGVETEFNDDMPHVLAFNLSHGSFDFVIAPLMDPAYRPSLMQKDSGVSGVPPFAGSDLVLSPSQWSSHVVGKVSSWIDLDSEDEILRCDSETTLKQEIAWASHLSLQACLLPVPRGKSCANYARCVNQILQGLSSMQLWLRIPLVKSDSETMDVNTDTSDDSWEIWNSFRLLCEHHNQLSVALDVLSSLPSVNSLGRWFGESVRAAIFNTECFLTNARGYPCLSKRHQKLVHGFFSHSIQIVLSGEPVHSLPKLNSQIAANDNDNNVDGVQKHPLRPYLDYVGYLYQRMDPLPEQERFEIGYRDYLQSPLQPLMDNLEAQTYETFEKDTMKYIQYQRAICKALQDRVPDDKASSITTVLMVVGAGRGPLVRASLQAAEETGRNLKVYAVEKNPNAVVTLHSLVKLEGWENIVTIISCDMRYWDAPEKADILVSELLGSFGDNELSPECLDGAQRLLKDDGISIPSSYTSFIQPVTASKLYNDVKSHKDIAHFETAYVVKLHNIARLAPPQPVFTFDHPNHSTDKSNNRYTKLQFGISSDTGSAMIHGFAGYFDSTLYKEVHLGIEPSTSTPNMFSWFPIFFPLRTPIALSPGASLEVHFWRCCSPTKVWYEWCVASPSSSPIHNSNGRSYWVGL